The genome window TTCTTCCACCTTTTAACGTCTTTGTCCCCAGTCCTGTAAGTTACTCCCTGCAGGCAGACTCCTGTACCCATGTGGAGTCACTCACAGGATTGGGGCATTTGTTAGTTTACATCTGAACTGAACAGGTCTGATCCTGAAACTGATTGCACGTGGGTTGGCTACTGGGCCTCTGTGAAACCCCGCTGATGTCCATGGAGCTCCATGAGCCCCAGCAGTCCTTCCACACAGCCCTGTAATGGGCATAGAATAAATGTATTATTCCATGGGCATAGAataaatgtattattaattaCTTGTATTGTGGTAGAGTCTAGAAGTCAGGGCaccaatgtgctaggcactgtacaagcaaaGAGCTAGATTATgaacttttcagggcagggactaagTTTAAGACTGTAAACAACAGATAAATACAAACAAACCAACCTGCAGCATAAGGAAATGATGAAAAGACATTAGTGAGCATGATGAATGGTGTTCATAGCATATGAGTTGCCTAACCATTGTAAAGTGTTCTGCAGGTATCACAAAAGAGAGAGTTTGAAGGAGGGCAACAACATACCCTTAATTCCCATTCCGCTTTCCCTCACACGGCTATGGCTCATAGTCAAAAAGACAGTGATGTAAATTCAACAGTTATTTTCATTAGTGTTTATTCGTTTTGAGGCTAGGTTATCTTTGATATGCTCTCTGTAGTAGCTTAGAATGGGTTTGGGCCTTGGCAATTTTTGGCTAACAGAGACAAATAGATCGTTTTGTTCAACGCTTCCTGTTGCAGGTCTACCAATGGAAAGCCTTCTACTCAACCGGAGATGCAGATGCCGCAAGCAAACCTCAGAGGTTATCAGTGCTTGGAAGATTAGTTTTATTGAGGTGATTCCTCAGGGGATTCAGTGTAGAAGAAAGGAGATTATGTAAGTGGGAACTCCAATGACCCTCAATTTATGCAATTTCTTTTGTCATTCATTTACTGAGTAGTTTGCGTGATCAGTTTTCTATCCAGGGGTTGTTTATACATGTCCTGGCTCAGCTCTTGAGATCCTACCAGACCTCTTGCAGATTAACTAACAGATTCCACTGAATCTGAGACCTCCATGCAAGAAGAGGCAAGAATTGCCCCTAGCAAGGATGCGAAATGCCTCTATTCACTTTAATGGGGTGTGACCTCTGAATCCTCACTGGCCTCGTCTAAACTAAGGAAAggtgcattttaaaatgtgttaggtCTTGTTTCTGTGACATCTGCCATCTTGGCCAATGTACCAGAtactgaactggggacctccagaggtaAACACATGAgtctctacagcatgagctaaaatgCCAGATTTTGTAGCTAGGGGCCATAATGAACTCGCACTGACCACTGGATTACATCTACAGACACAAGTTGCACTGGTTTCACTAAAATAGTGTAAGCCTGATTTAGTTGAATCcagtgcaagtctgtgtgtaCTTTTACAAGACACACTTATAATCGATTTAAAACTGGTTATACCAGTATGACTCAGCTGTAAATGTACTGAGGTAAGTTAAACTGACGAGCCATATTTACATCCAGTTATCCACAGAgcggtttgcaccagtttaaaatcacactagggttgccacctttgaaatgcaaaaaacccagCACCTATCCGCCCCCATAAGGCAAGCCTGCCACAACCACAAAGCAACTCCACAACCCACCCCCAACCTCTTCTCACCCTTGTGTGACTCtcgttctctctcacacacacatgccgTGCACTCGCATGTTGGTGGGCAAACAGCTGTTGTAGTTCAATAGTTTTGATCTGTTATCTCAAAGTGcggaagtgggaacactgcagaaTCTTTAGCTGGCCACAGAAACTCTTATCAATCGATATCCCAGTGCATTGTGGTGATGATGTAGATCTTTAGactcatgtaaaaaaaaaaaacaaaaacaaacccgggagatgaatttatttttctggcaactgtcaaattcatttaaaaaacagccCCAATCCTGTGAGTTACTCCATGTGGGTACAGGAGTCAAATAACCAACCTCTGCCCTGTGTTCAGGGGACCTGGGGCCCGGCTCCGTAGCTCAGGGGGTGAGGTAACCCTAAATTGCATCGTTAGTTAAACTGGCACAGTGTGGGCCTGGTACACCCTCGAGAGTTGTAACAGATACAGCTATTTCAGTTAAGGGGtgtgatttatattttttttttaactgaaatagttTTACCAGTACAAGCCCTCGTATGCGTCAGCCATAGCAGTATAAAGGTGCCTCAGACCAGTATGGGCTATTCCCCTTCCTTGTACAGGAATAGCTAGACCCGTATAAAGCACCTCTACACCAGTATAACCCACCTGGGTAGGCTGTACTTTACCTCTGACTATACAAGTAAAGTTGCACAACTTCATAGACAAGGCCTCGGTGTGTTAGGTCAGGCTTTAGCTACCAAGTTTCAATTAAGTGCTCTTTCACATTTAGCAGTGAGAGCGGACAAGTTTTAACACCTTTAAAAAGAGAGGAGAGCCCAGGGTTGAAGATGGCCAGCtcacttcccccctcccttttttttttttttcttaagagaACTTAATTAGAACAGGTTAGCTGCCACACAAGGAACCCACAGATGctttttcctagtctagacaaagtCGGTGTCTCAGGGCTTGCCGGCACAAGAAATGTTGCCAGTTATATCTGAGGAGTTAAACTTCTATAGCTATACTGGGATAACTCCCCGCACAGACACTTTTAATCCAGAATAAGAGTAGCTTTCTCCAGTTTAGTTTGAACTCCTTCCAAAAGTGACATAAACTAAACCAGAAAAAGCTGctcctattccaattagtgtccATGCAGGGAGTTATATCATTAAaacttttaatgttttaaattcaCATTTTAGCTTAATGGTATAaatttcctgtgtagacaagccctggtgCAAACCCCTCGGTGGACACTATGTTAACTTGATGTAAACATGGCTCTTGTCAGTTTAATATAGGCCATATTTGCACTCAGGAGTAGCCCTGACTGAGCACGCAGGAtacctgcccctctgctcccccctaaGTGTTTGTGGCCCCATTGGAACTCAATTAGTTGCCAGTTAATTCAAGTTAGCTAGCACCTTTGTAAACTCTAATTTAGACACTGCACAAATTTTTGTGGTTTACTGTAGGGCTCTGTCTGGGGTACATCACAGCTGTGTGTGTCCTGGAACAAACATTTTGCAGAGAGTATCTAAACTGGCATTTACAGAGGAGTTGGCTAAAATGAGTTAATTGCCAATTGTTACTTGAGTTACAACACAGCCATAAACTCCTCTTGCTACATACCCTAAGTGTAAACAAAGATATTCAGAGATTTGCACCAATTTTGCTAGTCAGGATTTAACCTTGCTTAAAATAAGGTAAACCCTGCTTCGCTGAAAGCCCCTGGCACGTGTTTGTCAACACTTCACTGCGGAGCGAGCTGGGGTGAATAGCAACTGAGTCAGCCATGAGCAGGTGTAAGCAGCCACACTGCGAAATCACACCAAAATCTACTACGTCCTCACtgggcctgtgctccccagtgtgTTGCACAGacctctgggggcatatcccgTGGTTCCTTGTGCTGCAGTAAGAACTGTGTTCTTTGAGCTGCTCTAGGAATCTTTCCtaatgaattgtgggagaacttgtctgtccttctgggcaccgAGAGCGAAATGTGAGAACTCTGAGTGAAATTAAGGACTATCCGTGCTTGAGTGGTTTAGCCTGCACCTTGGCTGCAATGTCGGTGTGTTACTGGCATGAGTGAAGGCAACACCTGAGATttaacccacacccccagccatgcCAGCTAGCCCAGGTTTAGAGCACCACCATCAAACCTGGGTCAGAGCTTTTTGTGTGGGCAGCAGGAGGGTTGGGGCAGCACACTTGTAAGAACCCAAGTTAACTCTGACATGCCCTGAAGGGTCAGCACCGGTGCACTGCACTGAATGCTGAAATTGCCAGTTCCACACACCCAAACCCAGCTCCCACTTCAACACTGCAGAATTACTCGTttgcagtggtggattagccactggccAATGGGACCCGTGCCCGGGGGCCCCGACCAATTGGGTGGTCCTGGAAAATTGCATGCCCCCACACCCCGATCTGCTCCGCTGGTGCTCCTGTGCCGGGGAGCGGGGGAAGCCCCTGTGCCCCgatcccactccccagcagcagtGCCGGGCAGGCAGGACAAGTCCCCGTTCCCTGGCAGGAGTACCAGgtagggtggggggtggagggactgCAGGCtaaaagggtggggagggggcccccacttgctttggtccagggccccacaaaactgtAATCTGCCTCGGCTCTTCTCGCTAGGTGACCGCCTGGAAGATGTCCCAAGATTGATATTATGAGACGCTAAAATGACCCCATTATTTTTCAGACTTACCCTGAAGAATAAACAGAGAGCCTGCGTGTATCCCAATGCACCATGGATCCAGATATTGCTTCATAAGCTGATGCAGAGGTACTGTATATGCAGTAGCTAATCGCCACCTGCCAGTGGGCACCTTGAGAAAGAGGTGCAAGACTACACCgcaaaatagttttgtttttctggCTCACCAGTTCATACTGAAAAACAGCCAGGGCTCTACAGGAGAGAGGGTGAGGAGTCTAATCATACGCAAGTCGCTTTTGCTGCCACTCAACATTCAGAAGAATCTAGCAATGTGTTATATTCTGCCACTTCAAATTCCCTTCCCCTGCAGAGACCAGCCCCTAGTGCTATTCTGCACCATTAACCCGCTGCTACGTTCTACCCTTGGGGGAGCAGTatttcggggggtgggggagttg of Natator depressus isolate rNatDep1 chromosome 4, rNatDep2.hap1, whole genome shotgun sequence contains these proteins:
- the LOC141985757 gene encoding C-X-C motif chemokine 13-like — translated: MKNLAVVLAIALMVTDLPTLTGLPMESLLLNRRCRCRKQTSEVISAWKISFIEVIPQGIQCRRKEIILTLKNKQRACVYPNAPWIQILLHKLMQSNSISAVQVLD